The proteins below come from a single Polynucleobacter necessarius genomic window:
- a CDS encoding DUF3429 domain-containing protein: MNNIIVNTSNNPIPPLVLKLGYAGLIPFIGLALLVRLAPTPLNYLNAESLAGYGAVITSFMGAFIGAQTFTPSGGLQVAIAGLTVMLGSGVSFLLWLPGSRCIFTFLSDY; the protein is encoded by the coding sequence TTGAATAACATCATCGTGAACACCAGCAACAATCCCATTCCACCGCTTGTTTTAAAACTTGGCTACGCAGGCCTCATTCCATTTATTGGCTTGGCGCTTTTAGTACGACTTGCGCCAACCCCGTTAAATTATCTAAACGCAGAATCATTGGCTGGGTATGGTGCAGTGATCACCTCGTTCATGGGTGCATTCATTGGGGCGCAAACCTTCACACCATCGGGAGGGCTCCAAGTGGCGATCGCTGGATTGACCGTAATGCTTGGATCTGGGGTGTCATTCCTGCTCTGGTTGCCTGGGTCGCGTTGCATATTTACATTCCTGTCGGACTATTGA
- a CDS encoding peptidylprolyl isomerase has product MRKLFASLFLITAFFASQAAVAGPKVEFKTTMGNFVVELDDVKAPKTTANFLNYVKSGFYNGTIFHRVIDGFMIQGGGFTPDLVQKPTDVPVASEANNDLKNNTYTIAMARTSDPDSATSQFFINVKDNEGLNYPNAMGNGYTVFGKVISGTQTIDAIRKVPTMVAPAARMGRMADVPTKTVVIESATILK; this is encoded by the coding sequence ATGCGCAAGCTTTTCGCCAGCCTTTTTCTCATAACCGCTTTCTTTGCTAGCCAAGCGGCAGTCGCAGGCCCTAAGGTGGAATTTAAAACCACGATGGGTAATTTTGTCGTGGAGCTCGACGATGTAAAGGCCCCAAAGACCACTGCTAATTTTTTAAATTATGTCAAAAGTGGTTTTTATAACGGTACGATTTTTCATCGTGTGATTGATGGCTTCATGATTCAGGGTGGTGGATTTACTCCTGACCTCGTACAAAAACCCACTGATGTGCCCGTAGCATCAGAGGCAAATAATGATCTTAAAAACAATACGTACACCATTGCCATGGCCCGTACATCTGATCCCGATTCTGCAACCTCACAGTTTTTTATCAATGTGAAAGATAACGAGGGACTGAACTACCCTAATGCAATGGGCAATGGTTACACCGTCTTTGGCAAAGTGATTTCGGGCACGCAAACCATTGATGCCATCCGTAAAGTGCCAACAATGGTTGCTCCCGCTGCACGCATGGGCAGAATGGCTGATGTACCCACCAAGACTGTTGTCATTGAATCAGCAACAATCCTCAAGTAA
- a CDS encoding bifunctional chorismate-binding protein/class IV aminotransferase: MDVRESISETQFCDDIAQIQEYIRAGDTYQINHTYRITGETYGDPLALYKRLRERQPGRFGAYIAHQSRYLLSQLPELFIECKGDILKAMPMKGTASALSENKSALSDDPKNQAENVIIVDLLRNDLSRISLPNTVSVPNLFAMARYGDVLQMTSTVQGQAKPNIALGDVLHAVFPCGSVTGTPKKRSMEIIQELEPENRGYYCGALGWLDPGGDFAFSVPIRTVEIERDNLSRKNTFSLGVGAGITIDSDPKEEWHECEIKSAFLTKLISATGLFETIAINQNVPQRLQQHLDRLESSATALRIAFDRKHASTLIVNACSELNSALNFRLRLDLLADGAMNITTGLLDLLSNPSNYFGQATFFLATAQCIRETPYYDIK; the protein is encoded by the coding sequence GTGGATGTACGGGAGTCCATCAGTGAAACGCAATTTTGTGACGATATCGCGCAGATTCAGGAATACATCCGCGCAGGCGACACCTATCAAATTAACCATACCTATAGGATCACTGGGGAAACCTATGGCGATCCTTTAGCGCTTTACAAACGGCTACGAGAGCGGCAACCAGGACGGTTTGGCGCATACATCGCCCACCAGTCTCGATACCTCTTATCGCAACTGCCCGAACTCTTCATTGAGTGCAAAGGCGACATTCTCAAAGCGATGCCCATGAAAGGGACTGCCAGCGCCCTCTCCGAGAATAAGAGTGCGCTATCGGATGATCCAAAAAATCAGGCAGAAAATGTCATAATTGTGGATTTATTGCGCAATGATCTCAGTCGCATATCACTTCCAAATACAGTTTCCGTACCTAATTTATTTGCCATGGCACGGTATGGCGATGTCTTACAAATGACATCAACTGTACAGGGACAGGCAAAGCCTAATATCGCGTTGGGCGATGTTTTGCATGCCGTCTTTCCATGTGGGTCTGTCACGGGCACGCCGAAGAAACGCAGCATGGAAATTATTCAAGAGCTTGAACCAGAGAATCGAGGCTATTACTGTGGCGCTTTGGGATGGCTTGACCCTGGGGGCGATTTTGCTTTTAGCGTCCCAATTCGTACGGTGGAGATTGAACGAGACAATCTATCCCGCAAAAATACCTTCAGTCTGGGTGTTGGCGCCGGTATTACGATCGACTCCGATCCCAAAGAGGAGTGGCATGAATGTGAAATCAAATCCGCCTTTTTAACGAAACTCATTAGTGCCACCGGATTATTTGAGACGATTGCTATCAATCAGAATGTGCCTCAACGATTACAGCAACACTTGGATCGTCTGGAGTCCTCTGCCACTGCTCTACGAATCGCTTTTGATCGAAAACATGCAAGCACTCTAATTGTGAATGCCTGTTCTGAGCTCAATTCCGCCCTGAACTTTCGACTACGACTCGATCTTCTAGCAGATGGAGCAATGAATATCACCACGGGGCTACTTGACCTATTGAGCAATCCGTCAAACTATTTTGGGCAAGCGACATTCTTCCTAGCAACTGCACAATGTATTCGGGAGACCCCTTATTACGACATAAAGTGA
- a CDS encoding aminotransferase class IV yields MSQRALCDAAWQAAVKLGSFDALFVNEQGYVTEGDRTSIFIKSKGNAEWLTPPVSAGLLPGVMRAALLADPQ; encoded by the coding sequence GTGAGTCAGCGCGCCCTATGCGATGCCGCATGGCAAGCGGCGGTCAAGCTCGGAAGCTTTGATGCACTATTTGTGAACGAGCAAGGTTACGTTACGGAAGGTGACAGAACTAGCATTTTTATTAAATCCAAAGGGAATGCTGAATGGCTTACTCCACCGGTCTCAGCCGGATTACTGCCCGGGGTAATGCGTGCCGCACTTCTAGCAGACCCGCAATAG
- the aat gene encoding leucyl/phenylalanyl-tRNA--protein transferase, whose translation MSQIAWLGPNDSFPNPLQKPDPDPNVPGLIAVSERIYPGQLLQAYQRGIFPWYSDNQPVLWWSPDPRMVLQPQHFKCSESLQKVIRQFCQDSQSQLLVDTDFGAVIRACATSIRKDQDGTWITHEIIDAYTTFHEQGHAHCIALQEQGELIGGLYCVALGGMVFGESMFSRKPNASKIALAALSAWCIEHGMAMIDCQQETAHLRSLGAVPISRAQFLDQLQISLNQSNIELPWTFDKQILTHWL comes from the coding sequence ATGAGTCAAATTGCTTGGTTAGGACCAAACGATTCCTTTCCCAATCCTCTGCAAAAACCCGACCCCGATCCTAACGTCCCTGGATTGATAGCTGTCAGCGAACGAATTTATCCCGGTCAATTGTTGCAAGCGTACCAACGCGGTATTTTTCCATGGTACTCCGATAATCAGCCTGTTTTATGGTGGTCCCCAGACCCCCGAATGGTTTTGCAACCCCAACACTTTAAATGCAGTGAGTCATTACAAAAAGTCATACGGCAGTTTTGCCAAGACTCGCAAAGTCAATTGCTAGTCGACACAGACTTTGGTGCCGTGATTCGCGCGTGCGCAACCAGCATTCGCAAAGATCAAGACGGCACTTGGATCACCCACGAAATTATCGATGCGTACACCACCTTTCATGAACAAGGCCATGCCCATTGCATCGCCCTTCAAGAACAAGGTGAACTGATTGGCGGTTTATATTGCGTTGCCTTAGGGGGTATGGTCTTTGGTGAATCAATGTTTAGCCGTAAACCCAACGCCTCTAAAATAGCTTTAGCAGCCTTGAGCGCATGGTGCATTGAGCATGGGATGGCGATGATTGACTGCCAGCAGGAAACAGCTCACCTGCGCTCTCTAGGCGCTGTGCCCATTTCTAGAGCTCAGTTTTTAGATCAACTGCAAATCTCGCTAAATCAATCTAATATTGAGTTACCTTGGACTTTTGATAAGCAGATCCTGACTCACTGGCTATGA
- a CDS encoding arginyltransferase, protein MTRLKEPPLTAIQFYATAPYPCSSQVATPSHLIHADVYNELLNAGFRRRGLYTYRPYCDHCKVCIATRILVDQFHPTRSQRRAWKKHSGLEAFVLNLGYQEEHHQLYQRYQTQRHAGGDMDNDDQDQYMQFLLRSRVNSRIVEFRDGAHDPHPGRLRMVSMIDILEQGISSVYTFYDSLDSTASFGNYSILWQIEQARALKLSYFYLGYYIKESEKMSYKVNFQPMEGLLDDHWQPLTGS, encoded by the coding sequence ATGACTCGGCTCAAAGAACCTCCCTTAACCGCCATACAGTTTTACGCAACTGCACCCTACCCATGCAGTTCTCAAGTAGCCACACCATCGCACCTCATTCATGCTGATGTCTATAACGAGTTACTGAATGCGGGTTTTCGTCGGAGAGGTCTGTATACCTATCGCCCGTATTGCGATCACTGCAAAGTGTGTATCGCTACTCGGATTTTGGTTGACCAATTTCATCCAACCCGCAGTCAACGTCGCGCCTGGAAAAAACACAGTGGTCTCGAGGCATTTGTTCTGAATCTCGGATACCAAGAAGAGCACCACCAACTCTATCAACGCTATCAAACACAACGGCATGCTGGTGGCGATATGGACAACGATGACCAAGATCAGTACATGCAATTTTTATTGCGAAGCCGGGTGAACTCCCGCATTGTTGAGTTTCGGGATGGGGCCCACGATCCGCATCCAGGACGGCTACGCATGGTCAGCATGATTGACATTCTGGAGCAAGGCATCTCCTCGGTATATACCTTCTATGACAGCTTGGATTCCACCGCAAGCTTTGGTAACTACAGCATTCTGTGGCAAATCGAGCAAGCGCGGGCTCTCAAACTTTCGTATTTCTATTTGGGCTACTACATTAAAGAGAGTGAAAAAATGTCGTACAAGGTGAATTTTCAGCCCATGGAAGGATTGCTTGACGATCATTGGCAACCATTGACTGGTTCATAA
- a CDS encoding quinone-dependent dihydroorotate dehydrogenase, which translates to MIDRYSLLRPWLFCLDPEQAHNLTLTNLDRARRWGFLNKLVSKPISDPQTLCGITFPNPVGLAAGLDKDGKHIDALAALGFGFLEIGTVTPRPQPGNAKPRMFRLPQAQAIINRMGFNNDGVKACVARVRRSGFWQNGGVLGLNIGKNATTPIDDAASDYVMAMDAVYDIATYITVNISSPNTQNLRVLQGEDMLRDLLRQLGDARNRLSDRFGTRKPLFLKIAPDLGQDDVHLIADLLLEFGIDAVIATNTTIARDAVQGMEYGEETGGLSGAPVRAASNKAIRALKARLKDQLPIIGVGGIMSSADTREKIMAGASLVQLYSGLIYRGPDLVNECAKALRQPIPTKNPELTRPW; encoded by the coding sequence ATGATCGATCGCTATTCCCTCTTACGCCCCTGGCTCTTTTGCTTAGATCCCGAACAAGCGCATAACCTGACGCTCACGAACTTAGATCGAGCACGGCGCTGGGGATTTCTCAACAAGTTGGTTAGCAAACCGATTTCGGATCCGCAAACTCTGTGCGGCATCACCTTCCCCAATCCTGTTGGACTGGCAGCGGGCCTTGATAAAGATGGTAAGCATATTGATGCGCTGGCTGCGCTGGGTTTTGGTTTTCTAGAAATTGGCACCGTCACACCACGCCCTCAGCCAGGTAACGCAAAGCCTCGTATGTTTCGCCTGCCGCAAGCCCAAGCAATCATTAACCGTATGGGCTTTAATAATGATGGTGTAAAGGCCTGTGTAGCCCGCGTTCGTCGGTCAGGATTTTGGCAAAACGGTGGTGTTCTTGGTTTAAATATCGGCAAAAACGCGACCACACCGATTGATGATGCAGCCAGTGATTACGTCATGGCCATGGATGCGGTCTATGACATCGCTACCTACATCACGGTTAACATCTCCTCCCCCAATACACAAAATCTCCGGGTCCTTCAAGGTGAAGATATGCTCCGTGATTTACTGCGTCAATTAGGTGATGCGCGAAATCGTTTAAGCGATCGCTTTGGAACGCGTAAGCCACTCTTTTTAAAGATTGCTCCCGACTTAGGTCAAGACGATGTTCATTTGATTGCCGATCTCCTGCTGGAGTTTGGTATTGATGCCGTGATTGCTACAAACACCACGATCGCACGCGATGCTGTTCAAGGCATGGAATATGGCGAGGAAACAGGCGGACTCTCTGGTGCGCCCGTTCGCGCTGCATCCAATAAAGCCATTAGGGCTTTAAAAGCAAGACTAAAAGATCAACTTCCCATTATTGGTGTGGGCGGCATCATGAGTAGCGCTGACACTAGAGAAAAGATCATGGCGGGTGCAAGCCTAGTTCAACTCTATAGTGGACTGATTTATCGCGGCCCAGATCTTGTTAATGAGTGTGCCAAGGCGCTTAGACAGCCCATCCCAACGAAGAACCCTGAGCTCACTCGCCCTTGGTGA
- a CDS encoding serine hydrolase, which yields MLNVYEGHQGMGLKRIWLLVVATVFAGASLHLAPALAASKDKSSKTTKVVVKSPKKPKIVRITVTRSNEPVVAAPPSLATALGLRGQHDDLNLKSSVAMVVNQDTKEVYFEKNPGVSLPIASITKLMTAMVVLDSKLPLDETLVINADDVHIYRTSRLAGGTVLTRQEALLLALMSSENRAAYTLGRNYPGGIPAFVDAMNRKAKELGMGHSRFVDPTGLLSDNVATAEDLTRMLNAAYQYKLIREYSTWPDLTMVIAKRPQKFLNTNRLVRSGDMDIGLQKTGFINAAGKCLVMQARVNNTPLLLVFLGSVGTQSRFADVVRVRDWYERMPSGAQPIRRLM from the coding sequence ATGTTGAATGTTTATGAAGGTCATCAGGGGATGGGTTTGAAGCGTATTTGGCTGCTAGTTGTTGCGACTGTGTTTGCGGGTGCATCACTTCATTTGGCGCCAGCATTGGCCGCTAGCAAAGACAAGTCGAGCAAAACCACTAAAGTAGTTGTTAAATCTCCCAAAAAACCCAAAATCGTTCGCATTACCGTAACGCGCTCTAATGAGCCAGTCGTCGCTGCACCACCATCATTAGCTACCGCACTCGGGCTGCGTGGTCAGCATGATGACCTCAATTTAAAGTCGAGCGTGGCGATGGTGGTCAACCAAGATACAAAAGAAGTGTATTTTGAGAAAAATCCTGGTGTGAGTTTGCCAATTGCATCCATTACAAAACTTATGACAGCAATGGTTGTGCTCGATTCCAAACTACCGCTTGATGAAACCCTTGTGATCAATGCAGACGATGTGCACATTTATCGCACCTCACGCCTGGCTGGCGGGACGGTATTGACGCGTCAGGAAGCGTTGCTCTTAGCGCTGATGTCCTCTGAGAACCGTGCTGCCTATACCTTAGGCCGAAACTACCCAGGCGGAATTCCTGCATTTGTGGATGCCATGAATCGCAAGGCCAAAGAGTTGGGTATGGGCCATTCTCGTTTTGTTGATCCTACTGGCTTGCTCAGCGATAACGTAGCTACAGCCGAAGATTTAACGCGTATGCTCAATGCCGCTTACCAATATAAATTGATTCGTGAGTATTCCACTTGGCCAGATCTCACAATGGTCATTGCAAAGCGCCCACAAAAATTCTTGAACACCAATCGATTGGTGCGCTCAGGCGATATGGATATTGGTCTGCAAAAAACCGGCTTTATTAATGCGGCAGGCAAGTGTTTAGTAATGCAAGCGCGTGTGAACAATACGCCACTTTTGCTTGTATTCTTGGGCTCGGTTGGAACGCAGTCGCGTTTTGCTGATGTAGTGCGAGTTCGCGATTGGTACGAGCGCATGCCATCGGGAGCGCAACCGATTCGTCGCTTAATGTAG
- a CDS encoding DMT family transporter, giving the protein MHFFESGVMVWNASVITALLWAIFPLSIGSISLLFMMIRKGASTKVTSLLYLTPPTTALMAWLLFDEPFTLMMALGLCLTMTGSF; this is encoded by the coding sequence ATGCATTTCTTCGAATCGGGCGTCATGGTTTGGAATGCGTCGGTTATCACAGCACTTTTATGGGCAATCTTTCCGCTATCCATTGGGTCAATCAGTTTGTTGTTCATGATGATCCGCAAAGGGGCGTCAACAAAAGTGACAAGCCTATTATATCTAACACCCCCAACTACGGCACTGATGGCCTGGCTCTTATTTGATGAGCCATTTACCCTGATGATGGCCTTAGGTCTTTGCTTGACGATGACGGGGTCGTTTTAG
- a CDS encoding DMT family transporter produces MKLSLERAIAPIFVLIWSTVRGSLSCVWRCPTFEPATFLFCRFAGVIAAMAEIPPKVALIAVAGMLLQFGYLLGVWFAVRLGMTAGLVAIIVGLQPILTAWFAAWISEKATPRQWIGLCFGFAGVALVVAEKIGFVHIPVASYVLAFIALLSITFGTLYQKKFCPVFDLRAGSSIQFGVSAILFLSVCISSNRASWFGMRRLSQHFYGQSFRYPLGQSVCCS; encoded by the coding sequence ATGAAGCTCAGCCTAGAAAGGGCGATTGCACCCATCTTTGTCTTGATTTGGAGTACGGTACGGGGTTCGTTATCGTGCGTTTGGCGATGCCCTACGTTTGAGCCAGCTACCTTTCTCTTTTGTCGCTTTGCTGGTGTGATTGCCGCTATGGCGGAAATACCCCCAAAGGTGGCTTTGATTGCAGTGGCTGGTATGTTGCTGCAATTCGGCTACTTATTAGGGGTTTGGTTTGCGGTGCGCCTCGGAATGACTGCAGGTCTAGTGGCCATCATTGTGGGCCTACAACCTATTTTGACGGCTTGGTTTGCAGCATGGATTTCAGAGAAGGCAACCCCACGCCAGTGGATTGGACTGTGTTTTGGTTTTGCGGGCGTTGCCTTGGTCGTTGCCGAGAAGATTGGTTTTGTGCATATTCCTGTGGCAAGTTATGTGTTGGCATTTATTGCGTTGCTATCCATTACCTTTGGCACGTTGTACCAAAAGAAATTCTGCCCAGTCTTTGATCTGCGAGCAGGGTCATCGATTCAGTTTGGTGTTTCAGCAATATTGTTTTTATCTGTATGCATTTCTTCGAATCGGGCGTCATGGTTTGGAATGCGTCGGTTATCACAGCACTTTTATGGGCAATCTTTCCGCTATCCATTGGGTCAATCAGTTTGTTGTTCATGA
- the lpdA gene encoding dihydrolipoyl dehydrogenase: MAMQTILVPDIGDYADVPVIEVLVKVGDVIEKEQPLLVLESDKATMEVPADAAGTITSLSVKLGDKVSKGSVIAEIEASAAAPAAKPAATPAPIVNTPAPTQAPKAGQYNGQVDHECETLVLGAGPGGYSAAFRSADLGMSIILVERYATLGGVCLNVGCIPSKALLHTAAVMDEVKTMAKHGITFGAPKIEIDQLRAYKESVISKLTGGLAGMAKARKVKVVRGLGRFLDANHVEVQLTSGDGQDLTGQKEVVRFQKAIIAAGSQPVKLSFLPEDPRIVDSTGALLLKSIPKRMLVIGGGIIGLEIATVYSTLGSRIDIAEMVDGLMAGADRDLEKVWEKFNAGRFEKIMLKTRAAKAEVKPDGVQVTFEGENAPAEPQTYDLVLVAVGRTPNGKKIDADKAGVLVDERGFIAVDKQMRTNIPNIFAIGDLVGQPMLAHKAVHEGHVAAEAVAGEKSYFDVKQIPSVAYTAPEVAWAGLTEEQCKARGIAYEKGLFPWAASGRAIANGRDEGFTKLIFDAKTRRIIGGGIVGTHAGDLIGEVCLAIEMGADAVDIGKTIHPHPTLGESVGLAAEAAHGHCTDLPPVKKKS; this comes from the coding sequence ATGGCGATGCAAACTATCTTAGTGCCAGATATTGGTGACTACGCAGACGTGCCTGTAATCGAGGTGCTAGTAAAAGTAGGCGATGTTATTGAAAAAGAGCAGCCCCTCTTGGTGCTTGAGTCTGATAAAGCAACAATGGAAGTTCCGGCAGATGCTGCTGGAACCATTACCAGCCTATCTGTGAAGTTAGGCGATAAAGTCAGTAAAGGTTCTGTAATTGCGGAAATAGAAGCTAGCGCAGCTGCCCCCGCAGCGAAGCCAGCCGCGACTCCAGCTCCTATTGTTAACACGCCAGCCCCTACTCAGGCGCCAAAAGCGGGACAGTACAACGGCCAGGTGGATCATGAATGCGAGACGTTGGTATTGGGTGCTGGTCCTGGCGGTTATAGCGCAGCTTTCCGTAGCGCCGATTTAGGAATGAGCATCATATTGGTTGAGCGTTACGCTACCTTGGGTGGTGTGTGTTTGAATGTTGGTTGTATTCCATCAAAAGCTTTGTTGCATACCGCTGCTGTCATGGATGAAGTAAAAACGATGGCTAAGCATGGCATTACTTTTGGTGCGCCCAAAATTGAAATTGATCAGTTGCGAGCCTATAAAGAATCCGTCATTTCTAAATTGACTGGTGGCTTAGCGGGCATGGCAAAAGCTCGTAAAGTCAAAGTTGTACGCGGGCTCGGACGTTTCTTGGATGCTAACCATGTTGAAGTGCAGCTAACGAGCGGCGATGGTCAAGATCTCACCGGTCAAAAAGAAGTGGTGCGTTTTCAGAAAGCCATTATTGCGGCCGGCAGTCAGCCAGTGAAATTATCTTTCTTGCCAGAGGATCCCCGTATCGTGGATAGCACTGGTGCTTTGTTGCTTAAGAGCATTCCCAAGCGGATGTTAGTAATTGGTGGCGGCATTATTGGTCTTGAAATAGCTACGGTCTACAGCACTTTGGGGTCACGGATTGATATCGCCGAGATGGTGGATGGCCTAATGGCAGGCGCGGATCGTGATTTAGAAAAAGTCTGGGAGAAATTCAATGCCGGTCGCTTTGAAAAAATCATGCTCAAGACACGTGCTGCCAAAGCGGAGGTCAAGCCTGATGGTGTTCAAGTGACCTTTGAAGGTGAGAATGCGCCTGCTGAGCCACAAACCTATGACCTTGTGTTAGTTGCTGTGGGGCGCACACCTAACGGCAAGAAAATCGATGCTGATAAAGCAGGCGTTCTCGTGGATGAGCGCGGCTTTATTGCTGTAGACAAACAAATGCGTACTAATATTCCCAATATCTTCGCGATTGGCGACTTAGTCGGTCAACCTATGTTGGCGCATAAAGCGGTACATGAAGGTCATGTCGCTGCTGAGGCTGTTGCGGGTGAGAAGTCGTACTTTGATGTGAAACAGATTCCCTCAGTTGCGTATACCGCTCCGGAGGTTGCCTGGGCAGGACTGACTGAGGAGCAATGTAAGGCGCGGGGTATCGCGTATGAGAAGGGCTTATTTCCCTGGGCGGCCAGCGGTCGAGCGATTGCTAATGGTCGCGATGAAGGCTTCACCAAACTCATCTTCGATGCTAAGACGCGTCGCATTATTGGTGGGGGCATTGTGGGCACCCATGCCGGCGATTTAATTGGTGAGGTTTGTCTAGCAATTGAGATGGGCGCTGACGCAGTGGATATTGGTAAAACCATTCATCCTCATCCAACCCTTGGCGAATCTGTTGGCTTGGCTGCTGAAGCAGCGCATGGCCATTGCACGGATTTACCACCGGTCAAGAAAAAGTCTTAA
- the aceF gene encoding dihydrolipoyllysine-residue acetyltransferase: MSQIIEIKVPDIGDYKDVPVIEVLVKVGDAVEKEQSIVVLESDKATMDVPSSHAGVVKEVKVKAGDTLSEGSVVVILEGASTSAAPAASAPAPSAAAAKAVEPPIPRAPALPPLSNPAPQVDVAFSHASPSVRKFARELGVTIAQVKGSGPKGRITQEDVQAFVKAAMSSGAGSPAAAPSGGSLGGLNLIPWPKVDFTKFGEIERQPLNRIKKLTAANLGRNWVMIPAVTYHEDADITDLEAFRVLINKENEKKGVKITMLAFLMKAAVAALKKYPEFNSSLDGDDLILKKYFNIGFAADTPTGLIVPVIKDADKKGIFELAKETSELAALARDGKLKPDQMQGASFTISSLGGIGGTYFSPIVNAPEVAILGVSKAAMKPVWDGKQFVPRLICPLLLSADHRVIDGALATRFNVYIAQLLADFRRATL; the protein is encoded by the coding sequence ATGAGTCAAATTATTGAAATTAAAGTACCGGACATTGGTGACTACAAAGACGTTCCTGTGATAGAGGTGCTCGTCAAAGTTGGTGATGCTGTTGAGAAAGAGCAATCCATTGTTGTATTGGAATCGGATAAAGCCACAATGGATGTGCCTTCTTCCCATGCTGGTGTTGTCAAGGAAGTCAAAGTGAAAGCTGGCGATACGCTTTCCGAGGGTTCTGTAGTGGTTATCTTGGAAGGGGCGTCTACTTCTGCTGCACCAGCTGCTAGCGCTCCAGCGCCAAGTGCTGCTGCTGCAAAAGCTGTTGAACCTCCAATTCCAAGAGCACCTGCGCTTCCCCCGTTAAGTAATCCTGCGCCCCAAGTGGATGTTGCCTTTAGTCACGCTAGTCCATCGGTTCGTAAGTTCGCTCGCGAATTAGGTGTCACGATTGCCCAAGTAAAAGGCTCTGGACCAAAAGGCCGCATTACTCAAGAAGACGTGCAAGCTTTTGTGAAGGCGGCAATGAGTAGTGGTGCGGGTAGCCCTGCAGCTGCGCCTAGTGGCGGTAGTCTCGGTGGACTAAACCTCATTCCTTGGCCAAAAGTAGATTTCACGAAGTTTGGTGAGATCGAGCGTCAACCGCTAAACCGCATCAAGAAACTTACTGCAGCCAATCTTGGTCGCAATTGGGTGATGATTCCTGCGGTGACTTATCACGAGGATGCGGACATCACCGATTTAGAGGCATTCCGTGTACTCATCAACAAAGAGAACGAGAAGAAGGGCGTCAAGATTACGATGCTCGCATTCTTAATGAAAGCAGCAGTTGCGGCATTGAAAAAATATCCGGAGTTTAATAGCTCGCTCGATGGTGACGATTTAATCCTGAAGAAGTATTTCAATATTGGATTTGCTGCAGATACGCCCACAGGTCTTATTGTGCCAGTCATTAAAGATGCTGACAAGAAGGGTATTTTTGAATTGGCCAAGGAAACTTCTGAATTGGCTGCGTTGGCGCGTGATGGCAAATTAAAACCTGATCAAATGCAGGGCGCGAGCTTCACCATTTCCTCTCTGGGCGGTATCGGCGGTACGTACTTCTCACCCATTGTGAACGCGCCTGAAGTTGCTATTTTGGGAGTTAGTAAAGCTGCCATGAAGCCAGTGTGGGACGGTAAACAATTTGTGCCACGCTTGATTTGCCCACTATTGTTATCTGCTGATCATCGCGTAATTGATGGGGCATTAGCGACACGCTTTAATGTTTATATTGCTCAACTCTTAGCCGACTTCCGTCGTGCCACCCTGTAA